In one window of Eggerthella guodeyinii DNA:
- a CDS encoding APC family permease, with product MAKKKKFRMIDAILTVICVVFVAEAAAPAAAIGNSQFFWWIFLIIAFLMPYGLIVCELGTTYADDEGGIADWVRRAFGDKWGSRVSWYYWINFPLWMASLAFLFPETIALMTGFELDLIPTLAIELAFVWIVVFMSFSKVSDSGWILNLSAVLKVLIAVSVGGLGIYYAVTNGFASDMSPATFLPSMDASSLTYLSIILFNFMGFEAIAVFANDMENPKKQIPTAIIAGGIAIAAIYLFSSFGIGAAIPSNEVSLDSGIMDAVAIMAGNGSLLFIAIGVVFLVTLFGNMISWSFGVNYVAAHAADKKNMPGVFARLNKKGVPTGAALVNGVIASALVLVSPIMSAVGLDGFFWIFFSMNIVFLLICYMPMFPAFLKLRSVDPDRTRIFRMPGGKAAATVACWVPVVLLILSMIATIVPLNGSEEELSKIPMLVGVLAFAVIGEIVRVVSARKRTEEYRGMALDGDPEEWDAAHGSLDPAVEAGLEEVAERDLEFERG from the coding sequence ATGGCCAAGAAAAAGAAATTCCGCATGATCGACGCGATCCTCACGGTGATCTGCGTCGTGTTCGTCGCCGAGGCGGCCGCGCCTGCCGCCGCCATCGGCAACTCCCAGTTCTTCTGGTGGATCTTCCTCATCATCGCGTTCCTCATGCCGTACGGCCTCATCGTGTGCGAGCTGGGAACCACGTACGCCGACGACGAGGGCGGCATCGCCGACTGGGTGCGCCGCGCGTTCGGCGACAAGTGGGGCAGCCGCGTGAGCTGGTACTACTGGATCAACTTCCCGCTGTGGATGGCGTCGCTCGCCTTCCTGTTCCCCGAGACCATCGCGCTGATGACCGGTTTCGAGCTCGATCTGATCCCGACGCTCGCCATCGAGCTGGCCTTCGTGTGGATCGTCGTGTTCATGAGCTTCTCGAAGGTGTCCGATTCCGGCTGGATCCTCAACCTGTCCGCCGTGCTGAAAGTGCTCATCGCGGTGTCGGTGGGCGGCCTCGGCATCTACTACGCCGTGACGAACGGCTTCGCCAGCGACATGTCGCCGGCCACGTTCCTGCCGTCGATGGACGCGAGCAGCCTGACGTATTTGTCCATCATCCTGTTCAACTTCATGGGCTTCGAGGCCATCGCCGTGTTCGCCAACGACATGGAGAACCCGAAGAAGCAGATTCCCACGGCCATCATCGCCGGTGGCATCGCCATCGCGGCCATCTACCTGTTCAGCTCGTTCGGCATCGGCGCGGCCATCCCGTCCAACGAGGTGTCGCTCGACTCGGGCATCATGGACGCCGTGGCCATCATGGCCGGCAACGGCAGCCTGCTGTTCATCGCCATCGGCGTCGTCTTCCTGGTCACGCTGTTCGGCAACATGATCAGCTGGTCGTTCGGCGTGAACTACGTGGCGGCCCACGCGGCCGACAAGAAGAACATGCCCGGCGTGTTCGCGCGGCTCAACAAGAAGGGCGTGCCCACCGGCGCGGCGCTCGTGAACGGCGTCATCGCGAGCGCGCTCGTGCTCGTGTCGCCCATCATGTCGGCCGTCGGCCTGGACGGGTTCTTCTGGATCTTCTTCTCGATGAACATCGTGTTCCTGCTGATCTGCTACATGCCGATGTTCCCGGCGTTCCTCAAGCTGCGCTCGGTGGACCCCGATCGCACGCGCATCTTCCGCATGCCCGGCGGCAAGGCCGCTGCGACGGTGGCGTGCTGGGTACCCGTCGTGCTGCTCATCCTGTCGATGATCGCCACCATCGTGCCGCTCAACGGCTCGGAGGAGGAGCTGTCGAAGATCCCCATGCTGGTCGGCGTGCTGGCGTTCGCGGTGATCGGCGAGATCGTGCGCGTGGTGTCGGCGCGCAAGCGCACGGAGGAGTACCGCGGCATGGCCCTCGACGGCGACCCCGAGGAGTGGGACGCGGCGCACGGCTCCCTCGACCCGGCAGTGGAAGCGGGGCTGGAGGAAGTGGCCGAGCGCGACTTGGAATTCGAGCGCGGGTAG
- the ptcA gene encoding putrescine carbamoyltransferase, protein MAVKDYIDTNDFTKEELLDMIELARSMKTMIEEGGRYPQVLKDQTLGMIFQQVSTRTRISFETAMTDLGGHAQFFGPGTIQLGGHETLEDTARVMGSLVDILMARVNRHPDVVGLAANSAAPVINGMSDYNHPTQELGDLMTMIENLPEGKSIEDCKLAFVGDATQVCVSLMFIASKMGMDFVHFGPKGHQVTDGGLVVDKTVDIMAIAEENCEASGGTVTVSDDVESIEGADFVYTDVWYGLYDEEEGGASYMDVFYPKYQVTMDMMDFAGPNSKFMHCLPATRGEEVTDEVMDHPERSLCWVEAENRKHSIRAILAYLCPKTKEDAAVADAAEARMNAVLGKIGK, encoded by the coding sequence ATGGCAGTGAAGGACTACATCGACACCAACGACTTCACCAAGGAAGAGCTGCTCGACATGATCGAGCTGGCGCGGTCCATGAAGACCATGATCGAGGAGGGCGGCCGCTACCCGCAGGTGCTCAAGGACCAGACGCTCGGCATGATCTTCCAGCAGGTGTCCACCCGCACCCGCATCTCCTTCGAGACGGCCATGACCGACCTGGGCGGCCACGCGCAGTTCTTCGGCCCGGGCACCATCCAGCTCGGCGGCCACGAGACCCTCGAGGACACCGCGCGCGTCATGGGCTCCCTCGTCGACATCCTGATGGCCCGCGTGAACCGCCACCCCGACGTCGTGGGCCTCGCCGCGAACTCGGCCGCGCCCGTCATCAACGGCATGTCCGACTACAACCACCCCACGCAGGAGCTCGGCGACCTCATGACCATGATCGAGAACCTGCCCGAGGGCAAGTCCATCGAGGACTGCAAGCTCGCCTTCGTCGGCGACGCCACCCAGGTGTGCGTGTCGCTCATGTTCATCGCCTCGAAGATGGGCATGGACTTCGTGCACTTCGGCCCGAAGGGCCACCAGGTGACCGACGGCGGCCTCGTCGTCGACAAGACCGTCGACATCATGGCGATCGCCGAGGAGAACTGCGAGGCGTCCGGCGGCACGGTGACCGTCTCCGACGACGTCGAGAGCATCGAGGGCGCCGACTTCGTCTACACCGACGTGTGGTACGGCCTCTACGACGAGGAGGAGGGCGGCGCGAGCTACATGGACGTCTTCTACCCCAAGTACCAGGTGACGATGGACATGATGGACTTCGCCGGCCCGAACTCCAAGTTCATGCACTGCCTGCCGGCCACCCGCGGCGAGGAGGTGACCGACGAGGTCATGGACCATCCCGAGCGGTCCTTGTGCTGGGTGGAGGCCGAGAACCGCAAGCACTCCATCCGCGCGATCCTCGCCTACCTCTGCCCCAAGACGAAGGAGGACGCCGCCGTCGCCGACGCGGCCGAGGCCCGCATGAACGCGGTGCTGGGGAAGATCGGCAAGTAG
- a CDS encoding diacylglycerol/lipid kinase family protein has product MPVSEGTTLLIANPAAQNGNGAAAAERAVALLRAQLGEDAVVLVRTAGPRHASEIAERAEGCATVIALGGDGVIHEVASGLMRRPEAQRPTLGVIPVGSGNDYARTLGISGKVDEACAQLLTAHAHPADVGSVNGCWFVETLSFGLDAAIALDTMERRVRTGRTGTILYMESGVDQLLHHLDLRRYRVSFDGGEPVEARSITFAVQIGPYYGGGFKICPDARIDDGLLDVCIAHPPVSAARALYIFLRAKDGKHVRFKQVELRQCRTLRVEFDEAPPAQMDGELIEGRAFDIAVVPHALNVLVP; this is encoded by the coding sequence ATGCCGGTATCCGAGGGAACCACCCTGCTCATCGCGAATCCCGCCGCGCAGAACGGCAACGGGGCCGCCGCGGCGGAGCGCGCCGTTGCCCTGCTGCGCGCGCAGCTGGGGGAGGACGCGGTCGTGCTCGTCCGCACGGCGGGGCCGCGGCACGCTTCCGAGATCGCCGAGCGGGCCGAAGGCTGCGCGACGGTGATCGCGCTCGGCGGCGACGGCGTCATCCACGAGGTGGCGAGCGGCCTCATGCGGCGTCCGGAAGCGCAGCGGCCGACGCTCGGGGTGATCCCCGTGGGGTCGGGCAACGACTACGCGCGCACGCTCGGCATCTCCGGCAAGGTGGACGAGGCGTGCGCCCAGCTGCTGACGGCGCACGCGCACCCGGCGGACGTGGGAAGCGTCAACGGCTGCTGGTTCGTGGAGACGCTCTCGTTCGGTCTCGACGCCGCCATCGCCCTCGACACGATGGAGCGCCGCGTGCGCACGGGCCGCACGGGCACCATCCTCTACATGGAAAGCGGCGTCGACCAGCTGCTCCATCATCTCGACCTGCGACGCTACCGCGTGTCGTTCGACGGGGGCGAGCCGGTGGAGGCCCGGTCCATCACGTTCGCCGTGCAGATCGGGCCCTACTATGGCGGCGGCTTCAAGATCTGCCCCGACGCGCGCATCGACGACGGCCTGCTCGACGTGTGCATCGCGCACCCGCCCGTCAGCGCCGCCCGCGCCCTCTACATCTTCCTGCGCGCCAAGGACGGCAAGCACGTCCGCTTCAAGCAGGTGGAGCTGCGCCAGTGCCGCACCCTGCGCGTCGAGTTCGACGAGGCCCCGCCCGCCCAGATGGACGGCGAGCTCATCGAAGGCCGCGCCTTCGACATCGCCGTCGTCCCCC
- a CDS encoding helix-turn-helix domain-containing protein encodes MVELSDRRWRAIDDLLLTFYGATDLADLRRRAMCGFKELVPFDKGFFDLCDCGESGRFVFFDPVSTDMTDEELLSYYQKYEPGDYTTWLFSVNDPVVYRDSTFVTDEMRDRSELYREWMIPMDAHYSMGSTQVGNGMIYGSITLFRNRASGDFTEEEEECLAVLNRHLSTYLAVTYPAGLKRDEGKPMVAATSLTAREQEIAALIAEGLGNQQIGLRLYISENTVKKHVKAIYQKMGVSNRHQLMAELYRTAAIVVDA; translated from the coding sequence ATGGTTGAGCTGAGCGACAGGCGATGGCGGGCGATCGACGATCTCCTGCTCACCTTCTACGGGGCGACGGACCTTGCCGACCTGCGCCGACGCGCGATGTGCGGCTTCAAGGAGCTGGTCCCCTTCGATAAGGGGTTCTTCGATCTGTGCGATTGCGGCGAGAGCGGGCGCTTCGTGTTCTTCGACCCCGTCTCAACGGACATGACCGACGAGGAGCTGCTGTCGTACTACCAGAAGTACGAGCCCGGCGACTACACCACCTGGCTGTTCTCGGTCAACGATCCCGTGGTGTACCGCGACTCCACCTTCGTCACCGACGAGATGCGCGACCGCTCGGAGCTGTACCGCGAATGGATGATCCCCATGGACGCCCACTACAGCATGGGCAGCACGCAGGTGGGCAACGGCATGATCTACGGCTCCATCACCCTGTTCCGCAACCGCGCGTCGGGCGATTTCACCGAGGAGGAAGAGGAGTGCCTCGCCGTGCTGAACCGGCACCTCTCAACGTACCTGGCCGTGACCTACCCCGCCGGACTCAAGCGAGACGAGGGCAAGCCCATGGTGGCGGCCACGAGCCTCACGGCGCGCGAGCAGGAGATCGCCGCGCTCATCGCCGAGGGGCTGGGCAACCAGCAGATCGGCCTGCGCCTGTACATCTCGGAGAACACCGTGAAGAAGCACGTGAAGGCCATCTACCAGAAGATGGGCGTGTCGAACCGCCACCAGCTCATGGCCGAGCTCTACCGAACCGCCGCCATCGTGGTGGACGCGTAA
- a CDS encoding metallophosphoesterase — MDPQQLASAFDRGTFGVSRRTFLKLAAVAGVSAAGGMLVFPEQQAAAAFTQPESPHWPSLSGDKIRFTVHSDTHVGASQSNDYRDKIPAAFSAIYALAPDVDAHFFVGDSADTGHPDQYVELAQLLNANARKPVGIVMGNHEYYNWGGDQQRAQDAFKAFLASELAVAGSFQIPGGANEGQVDADFTVGGYHVLAVAPEPGGYDNSWYGAKRDWILEHCATAAAEDPAKPIFLFTHHPFPNTVWYSGSNSWDGQFDENANTAQSGAFYRSLCQQYPQIIHFSGHTHIPLADPRSIYQDDGFTLIQTATFANNFWMENDGHDEGGSTGGHPNAGWDANQCELVEIDPATHAVSVHRLDFRSGCALGAPWVIEPSKGAAGFRYTHAGMAARSKPPLVQDGAAVTVPEESVTASGASFSVTASRVVPDPSGLEDDIVIAYRAEVSEEGSPDAAVYDARFMSDYYKAEANRAEVFERPLFGAALAEDTAYVLRVFAANPFGKETLVGEAAFRTAARITPALGDPLLSVDFSTGGHADAAPTPHHAVPTGALTYESDTFGVPVAVFDGSSAVGYDFTADDYAAIAQAETIEVLFQFTANPPSGYFDLFSSAQGAGQDLSYYAPQLQHYVNTGSGYRCTEATVPLNAWTHVLATYDGTVMSYYLNGELVSTLENTGSIPAPTAAATRWFVGADVNSDGEMEKPMTGKVAFAKLTPGVATATQAAELYVAAAPVAAPVAPPSADAIGTATAGEVYAIPPLPFADANGRELQGIPSVVGPDGAAVDVVRTEAEGVAAYRFTPAVEGVHTVAYAAGYAQRPAFELAVAAAIAKPDPDPEPDPSPDPEPTPDPTPEPDPEPEPTPDPAPEPSPAPDAFAPEVVTSSTTPQAKKLAQTGDPVAFGGIVAGVAATAGAAICVARSLIKGELTEEE, encoded by the coding sequence ATGGACCCCCAACAGCTCGCGTCAGCTTTCGACCGCGGCACGTTCGGCGTGTCGCGCCGCACGTTTCTCAAGCTGGCCGCCGTCGCCGGCGTGTCGGCCGCAGGAGGGATGCTCGTCTTCCCCGAGCAGCAGGCCGCAGCCGCGTTCACGCAACCCGAGAGCCCGCATTGGCCGAGCCTCTCCGGCGACAAGATCCGCTTTACCGTGCACAGCGACACCCACGTCGGCGCAAGCCAGAGCAACGACTACCGCGACAAGATCCCCGCCGCGTTCTCGGCCATCTACGCCCTCGCTCCCGACGTCGACGCGCACTTCTTCGTGGGCGACTCGGCCGACACCGGCCATCCCGACCAGTACGTCGAGCTCGCGCAGCTGCTGAACGCGAACGCGCGCAAGCCGGTGGGCATCGTCATGGGCAACCACGAGTACTACAACTGGGGCGGCGACCAGCAGCGCGCCCAGGACGCGTTCAAGGCGTTCCTCGCCTCGGAGCTGGCCGTGGCAGGCTCGTTCCAGATCCCGGGCGGGGCGAACGAAGGCCAGGTGGACGCCGACTTCACCGTGGGCGGCTACCACGTGCTGGCGGTCGCGCCCGAGCCGGGCGGCTACGACAACAGCTGGTACGGGGCGAAGCGCGACTGGATACTCGAGCACTGCGCAACTGCGGCGGCGGAAGACCCCGCCAAGCCCATCTTCCTGTTCACGCACCACCCCTTCCCGAACACCGTGTGGTACTCGGGCTCGAACAGCTGGGACGGCCAGTTCGACGAGAACGCCAACACGGCGCAGTCCGGCGCGTTCTACCGCTCCCTGTGCCAGCAGTATCCGCAGATCATCCACTTCTCGGGCCATACGCACATCCCCCTGGCCGACCCGCGCTCCATCTACCAGGACGACGGGTTCACGCTCATCCAAACCGCCACGTTCGCCAACAACTTCTGGATGGAGAACGACGGGCACGACGAAGGGGGCAGCACGGGCGGCCACCCGAACGCCGGCTGGGACGCGAACCAGTGCGAGCTCGTGGAAATCGATCCGGCGACGCACGCCGTGTCGGTGCACCGCCTGGACTTCCGCAGCGGATGCGCCCTCGGAGCGCCGTGGGTCATCGAGCCGTCGAAGGGCGCGGCCGGGTTCCGCTACACGCACGCCGGCATGGCCGCGCGCAGCAAGCCGCCCCTCGTGCAGGACGGCGCCGCGGTGACGGTGCCCGAGGAGTCCGTCACGGCGAGCGGCGCGTCCTTCAGCGTGACGGCTTCCCGGGTGGTGCCCGACCCCTCGGGGCTCGAGGACGACATCGTCATCGCGTACCGGGCGGAGGTGAGCGAGGAAGGGTCGCCCGACGCGGCGGTCTACGACGCGCGCTTCATGTCCGACTACTACAAGGCCGAGGCGAACCGCGCCGAGGTGTTCGAGCGTCCGCTGTTCGGCGCGGCGCTGGCCGAGGACACGGCGTACGTGCTGCGCGTGTTCGCCGCTAACCCGTTCGGGAAGGAAACGCTCGTCGGCGAGGCGGCGTTCCGCACGGCGGCCCGGATCACGCCGGCCCTGGGCGACCCGCTGCTGTCCGTGGACTTCTCCACAGGCGGCCACGCGGATGCCGCGCCGACGCCGCACCACGCCGTGCCCACCGGCGCGCTGACCTACGAGAGCGACACGTTCGGCGTGCCCGTGGCCGTGTTCGACGGGTCGTCGGCCGTAGGATACGACTTCACCGCCGATGACTACGCGGCCATCGCGCAGGCCGAGACGATCGAGGTGCTGTTCCAGTTCACGGCGAACCCGCCGAGCGGCTACTTCGACCTGTTCTCCAGCGCGCAAGGCGCCGGCCAGGACCTCAGCTACTACGCGCCCCAGCTGCAGCACTACGTCAACACGGGATCGGGCTACCGCTGCACCGAGGCCACCGTGCCGCTGAACGCCTGGACGCACGTGCTGGCCACCTACGACGGCACCGTCATGAGCTACTACCTGAACGGCGAGCTCGTCTCGACGCTGGAGAACACGGGGTCGATCCCCGCCCCCACCGCCGCCGCCACGCGCTGGTTCGTGGGCGCCGACGTCAACTCGGACGGCGAGATGGAGAAGCCCATGACCGGCAAGGTGGCGTTCGCGAAGCTGACGCCCGGCGTGGCGACGGCGACGCAGGCCGCCGAGCTGTACGTGGCGGCGGCGCCCGTTGCGGCGCCGGTCGCGCCCCCGAGCGCCGACGCCATCGGGACGGCCACCGCAGGCGAGGTCTACGCCATCCCCCCGCTGCCGTTCGCCGACGCGAACGGGCGGGAGCTGCAGGGCATCCCGTCGGTCGTCGGTCCCGACGGGGCGGCGGTGGACGTCGTCAGGACGGAGGCCGAGGGGGTCGCCGCCTACCGCTTCACGCCCGCCGTCGAAGGCGTGCACACGGTGGCGTACGCCGCCGGCTACGCGCAGCGGCCCGCGTTCGAGCTGGCCGTGGCCGCCGCCATCGCGAAGCCCGACCCCGACCCGGAGCCCGATCCCTCGCCCGACCCGGAGCCGACGCCCGACCCGACGCCGGAGCCCGATCCCGAACCCGAGCCGACGCCCGATCCTGCGCCGGAGCCCTCCCCTGCTCCCGACGCCTTCGCGCCCGAGGTGGTAACGTCCTCGACGACGCCGCAGGCGAAGAAGCTGGCTCAAACGGGCGACCCCGTCGCCTTCGGTGGCATCGTCGCCGGCGTCGCCGCCACCGCCGGAGCCGCCATCTGCGTGGCCCGCAGTCTCATCAAAGGCGAGCTGACCGAGGAGGAGTAG
- the aguA gene encoding agmatine deiminase — MKIITDSTPKQDGFRMPGEFEPRKQDFLIWPERQDTWRNGGKPAQAVLVEVAKEIIKHEPLTVFCSADQYENARTRLPEGVRVVEMTIDDAWAQDKGPFYVVNDKGDMRGVTWGWNAYGGLEGGLYFPWKRDQEFATKLLDLENYDAYDATKMVFEGGAMQIDGEGTLIVTENSVLNHNRNPHLTKEEVEWYFKEYMGLEKVIWLKDGMAFDETDGHIDDVCFFIRPGVLALSWTDDETNPQYPNLKAAYDVLSEATDAKGRAFEIHKIPIPGIIRISEEESAGVDLCKDAASREADLPLAITYINSYFVNGGLLVPQYGDPMDQVACDMFAELMPDREIIKIYTREWSLCGGNIHCMALQQPDPAAIAAKLG; from the coding sequence ATGAAGATCATCACCGACAGCACGCCGAAGCAAGACGGATTCCGCATGCCCGGAGAGTTCGAGCCGCGCAAGCAGGACTTCCTCATCTGGCCCGAGCGCCAGGACACGTGGCGCAACGGCGGCAAGCCCGCCCAGGCCGTCCTCGTGGAAGTGGCGAAGGAGATCATCAAGCACGAGCCGCTCACGGTGTTCTGCTCGGCCGACCAGTACGAGAACGCCCGCACCCGCCTGCCCGAGGGCGTGCGCGTGGTTGAGATGACCATCGACGACGCGTGGGCGCAGGACAAGGGCCCGTTCTACGTGGTGAACGACAAGGGCGACATGCGCGGAGTGACCTGGGGATGGAATGCGTACGGCGGGCTCGAGGGCGGCCTGTACTTCCCGTGGAAGCGCGACCAGGAATTCGCCACGAAGCTGCTCGACCTCGAGAACTACGACGCGTACGACGCCACGAAGATGGTGTTCGAGGGCGGCGCCATGCAGATCGACGGCGAGGGAACGCTGATCGTGACCGAGAACAGCGTGCTCAACCACAACCGCAACCCGCACCTCACCAAGGAAGAGGTGGAGTGGTACTTCAAGGAGTACATGGGCCTCGAGAAGGTCATCTGGCTGAAGGACGGCATGGCGTTCGACGAGACCGACGGCCACATCGACGACGTGTGCTTCTTCATCCGCCCCGGCGTGCTGGCGCTTTCGTGGACCGACGACGAGACGAACCCGCAGTACCCGAACCTCAAGGCCGCCTACGACGTGCTGTCCGAGGCGACCGACGCGAAGGGCCGCGCGTTCGAGATCCACAAGATCCCGATTCCCGGCATCATCCGCATCTCCGAGGAGGAGAGCGCCGGCGTGGACCTCTGCAAGGACGCCGCGTCCCGCGAGGCCGACCTGCCGCTGGCCATCACGTACATCAACAGCTACTTCGTGAACGGCGGCCTGCTGGTTCCCCAGTACGGCGACCCGATGGACCAGGTGGCGTGCGATATGTTCGCCGAGCTCATGCCCGACCGCGAGATCATCAAGATCTACACCCGCGAGTGGTCGCTGTGCGGCGGCAACATCCACTGCATGGCGCTGCAGCAGCCCGATCCGGCCGCCATCGCCGCGAAGCTGGGCTAG